In one Pseudomonas sp. Bout1 genomic region, the following are encoded:
- a CDS encoding TRAP transporter substrate-binding protein, protein MDFKRTLLLAALPFTFMFAGAAHALEIKFADIHPAGYPTVVAEEQLGKTLVAESNGGLTFKMFPGGVLGSEKEVVEQAQVGAIQMARVSLGIVGPVVPDVNVFNMPFVFRDQVHMRKVIDGEIGDEILAKITNSEFNLVALAWMDGGTRNIYTKKPVRKIEDLKGMKIRVQGNPIFIETINAMGGNGIAMDTGEIFSALQTGVIDGAENNPPTLLEHNHYQNAKFYSLTGHLILPEPIVMSKITWNKLTPEQQVLVKNTAKAAQIQERELWDAKSASSETKLKAAGVEFIDIDKKPFYEATASIREKYGAPYADLIKRIEAVE, encoded by the coding sequence ATGGACTTCAAACGCACCTTGCTCCTCGCCGCACTCCCCTTCACCTTCATGTTCGCCGGCGCCGCACACGCGCTGGAAATCAAATTCGCCGATATCCACCCCGCGGGCTACCCGACCGTCGTCGCCGAAGAACAGCTGGGTAAAACCCTGGTCGCCGAAAGCAACGGCGGCCTGACCTTCAAGATGTTCCCCGGCGGCGTGCTGGGCTCGGAAAAGGAAGTGGTCGAACAGGCCCAGGTCGGCGCGATCCAGATGGCCCGGGTGAGCCTCGGTATTGTTGGCCCAGTGGTGCCGGACGTAAACGTGTTCAACATGCCGTTCGTGTTCCGCGACCAGGTGCACATGCGCAAGGTCATCGACGGCGAGATCGGCGATGAAATCCTCGCGAAGATCACCAACTCCGAATTCAACCTGGTCGCCCTGGCCTGGATGGACGGCGGCACGCGCAATATCTACACCAAGAAACCGGTGCGCAAGATCGAAGACCTCAAGGGCATGAAGATCCGCGTGCAGGGCAACCCGATCTTCATCGAAACCATCAACGCCATGGGCGGCAACGGTATTGCCATGGACACGGGCGAGATCTTCAGTGCCCTGCAGACCGGCGTGATCGACGGCGCGGAAAACAACCCGCCCACCCTGCTGGAACACAACCACTACCAGAACGCCAAGTTCTACAGCCTCACCGGCCACCTGATCCTGCCCGAGCCCATCGTGATGTCGAAAATCACCTGGAACAAGCTCACCCCCGAGCAACAGGTGCTGGTAAAAAACACCGCGAAGGCCGCGCAGATCCAGGAGCGCGAGCTGTGGGACGCCAAGTCTGCCAGCAGTGAAACCAAGCTCAAGGCCGCCGGCGTGGAGTTCATCGACATCGACAAAAAACCCTTCTATGAGGCCACCGCTTCGATTCGCGAGAAATACGGCGCGCCTTATGCCGACCTGATCAAGCGCATCGAAGCCGTCGAGTAA
- a CDS encoding TRAP transporter small permease, translating to MKNLLLRINDRIYMSCIWIAGLAVLGVALIIPWGIFARYILGTGSSWPEPTAILLMLVFTFVGAAASYRAGAHMSVAMVTDRLPPGQRRIVGIVSQLLMGTICLFMAIWGTKLCLSTWNQFMSAMPTLRVGITYMPIPIGGLLTLIFVLEKLLLGDQSNRRVVRFDLVEESEGAA from the coding sequence ATGAAGAATTTACTGCTGCGCATCAACGACCGCATTTACATGAGCTGCATCTGGATCGCCGGCCTCGCCGTTCTCGGTGTCGCGCTGATCATTCCCTGGGGCATCTTTGCCCGCTACATCCTGGGCACCGGCTCCAGCTGGCCAGAACCCACCGCCATCCTGCTGATGCTGGTGTTCACCTTTGTCGGCGCCGCCGCCAGTTATCGCGCCGGGGCGCACATGTCGGTGGCCATGGTCACCGACCGCCTGCCACCGGGCCAGCGCCGCATCGTCGGTATCGTCTCGCAATTGCTGATGGGCACCATCTGCCTGTTCATGGCGATCTGGGGCACCAAGCTGTGCCTGTCTACCTGGAACCAGTTCATGAGCGCCATGCCGACCTTGCGGGTGGGCATCACCTACATGCCGATCCCGATTGGTGGCCTGCTGACGCTGATTTTTGTGCTGGAAAAACTCCTGCTCGGTGACCAGAGCAACCGGCGGGTCGTGCGCTTCGACCTGGTTGAAGAAAGCGAAGGAGCTGCCTGA
- a CDS encoding TRAP transporter large permease translates to MDALILLGSFIALILIGMPVAYALGLSALIGAWWIDIPFQALMIQVAGGVNKFSLMAIPFFVLAGAIMAEGGMSRRLVAFAGVLVGFVRGGLSLVNIMASTFFGAISGSSVADTASVGSVLIPEMERRGYPREFATAVTVSGSVQALLTPPSHNSVLYSLAAGGTVSIASLFMAGVVPGLLMSACLMVLCLIFAKKRNYPKGEVIPLKQALKICGEALWGLMAMVIILGGILSGIFTATESAAIAVLWAFFVTMFIYRDYKWSELPKLMHRTVRTISIVMILIAFAASFGYIMTLMQIPAKITTMFLTLSDNRYVILMCINVMLLLLGTVMDMAPLILILTPILLPVVLGIGVDPVHFGMIMLVNLGIGLITPPVGAVLFVGAAVGKVSIEKTVKALLPFYGVLFLVLIAVTYIPALSLWLPGLVL, encoded by the coding sequence ATGGACGCATTGATTCTGTTGGGCAGCTTTATCGCCTTGATCCTGATCGGCATGCCGGTGGCCTATGCTCTCGGGCTTTCTGCGCTGATTGGCGCGTGGTGGATCGACATCCCGTTCCAGGCCCTGATGATTCAGGTGGCGGGCGGGGTGAACAAATTCTCGCTGATGGCGATTCCGTTCTTCGTGCTGGCCGGGGCGATCATGGCCGAAGGCGGCATGTCACGCCGGCTCGTGGCCTTTGCCGGGGTGCTGGTGGGCTTTGTGCGCGGCGGCTTGTCTTTGGTGAACATCATGGCCTCGACGTTTTTCGGGGCGATCTCCGGCTCCTCGGTGGCCGATACCGCGTCCGTCGGTTCAGTGCTGATTCCCGAGATGGAGCGCCGGGGTTATCCCCGCGAATTTGCCACCGCCGTCACCGTCAGCGGCTCGGTGCAGGCCTTGCTGACACCCCCCAGCCACAACTCCGTGCTGTATTCCCTGGCGGCGGGCGGCACGGTGTCCATCGCCTCGCTGTTCATGGCCGGCGTGGTACCGGGGCTGCTGATGAGCGCCTGCCTGATGGTGCTGTGCCTGATCTTCGCGAAAAAGCGCAACTACCCCAAAGGTGAAGTGATTCCGCTGAAACAGGCGCTGAAAATCTGCGGCGAAGCGCTGTGGGGCTTGATGGCCATGGTGATCATTCTCGGCGGGATTCTGTCGGGCATCTTCACGGCTACCGAGTCGGCGGCGATTGCGGTGTTGTGGGCGTTCTTCGTGACCATGTTCATCTACCGCGACTACAAATGGAGCGAGCTGCCCAAGCTGATGCACCGCACGGTGCGCACGATTTCCATCGTGATGATCCTGATCGCCTTCGCCGCCAGCTTCGGCTACATCATGACGCTGATGCAGATCCCGGCGAAGATCACCACGATGTTCCTGACCCTGTCGGACAACCGCTACGTGATCCTGATGTGCATCAACGTGATGCTGCTGTTGCTGGGCACGGTGATGGACATGGCGCCGCTGATCTTGATCCTCACGCCGATCCTGTTGCCGGTGGTGCTGGGCATCGGCGTCGACCCGGTACACTTCGGCATGATCATGCTGGTGAACCTCGGCATCGGCCTGATCACGCCGCCAGTGGGTGCGGTGCTGTTCGTGGGGGCGGCGGTGGGCAAGGTCAGCATCGAGAAGACCGTGAAGGCGCTGCTGCCGTTTTACGGGGTGTTGTTCCTGGTGCTGATCGCCGTGACCTACATTCCGGCGCTGTCGTTGTGGTTGCCTGGGTTGGTGTTATAA
- a CDS encoding aldose 1-epimerase — protein sequence MMLELEDNLTRLTLSPELGGSIVNWALRSSGQPLLRHTDQQALVSGLPGKLGCFPLAPWSNRIAGGGFDNPSGWLALGSNSPLDPLPIHGSAWQQAWQVIGQSADEVLLQLDCTTPFAYRAEQRVQLKDGRLSISLRVTHLAEQAAWHGLGLHPYLPRRPGTQLQAKASQVWMSDETKLPTALATVPAEWDFQQFKSLPEALVDNGFCQWDGLCLIQQPDLGYTLECQATGSDYYLLYCPPGLDFFCFEPVSHPVNAHHLPGRPGLKLLEKGQSIALGFSLQYNPL from the coding sequence ATGATGCTTGAACTCGAAGATAACCTCACCCGCCTGACACTCTCACCTGAGTTGGGTGGGAGTATCGTCAACTGGGCCCTGCGCAGCAGCGGCCAACCGTTGCTTCGACACACCGATCAACAGGCGTTAGTCAGCGGATTGCCGGGCAAGCTGGGGTGTTTCCCGCTGGCGCCCTGGTCGAACCGGATTGCCGGGGGTGGCTTCGATAATCCCTCCGGATGGCTGGCCCTTGGGTCCAACAGCCCGCTGGACCCGCTGCCGATTCATGGCAGCGCCTGGCAACAGGCGTGGCAGGTAATCGGCCAGTCGGCAGACGAAGTGCTGCTGCAACTGGACTGCACTACACCGTTTGCCTATCGCGCCGAGCAGCGCGTTCAGTTGAAGGACGGCAGGTTGAGCATCAGTCTGCGGGTCACCCACCTGGCAGAGCAGGCGGCGTGGCATGGGCTGGGGTTGCATCCGTATCTACCCCGCAGGCCGGGCACGCAATTGCAGGCCAAGGCATCGCAGGTGTGGATGAGTGATGAAACGAAACTGCCGACGGCGCTGGCTACCGTGCCCGCCGAGTGGGACTTTCAACAGTTCAAATCGTTGCCCGAGGCGCTGGTGGACAATGGCTTTTGCCAATGGGACGGGCTTTGCCTGATCCAGCAGCCCGACTTGGGTTACACCCTGGAATGCCAGGCTACCGGCAGCGACTACTATCTGCTGTACTGCCCGCCGGGGCTGGATTTTTTTTGCTTCGAGCCGGTGAGCCATCCGGTGAATGCCCATCACCTGCCGGGCAGGCCGGGGTTGAAGCTGTTGGAGAAAGGCCAATCGATAGCGCTGGGGTTCAGCCTGCAATACAACCCCCTCTAA
- a CDS encoding HlyD family secretion protein, whose protein sequence is MTEPTTTTTNAIASTPEGTAPPSMPATEPRSLRVRIISSMGFAAIAIVGVLIVLYAWQLPPFSSAVETTENALVRGQVTIIGPQLSGYVYEVPVTDFQYVKAGDLLVRLDDRIYKQRLDQALAQLAVQQASLANVVQQRNSAEATIKLRQAALADSQAQARKSTADLRRNEELISDGSVSKRELDVTRAANAQTIAAVAQAQASLEIARQDLQTVIVNRGSLEAAVANAEAAVELARIDLSNTRIIAPRDGQLGQIGVRLGAYVNSGAQLMALVPNQLWVIANMKETQMDNVQVGQPVTFTVDALDHRKFHGTVQRISPATGSEFSLLQADNATGNFVKIAQRVPVRITVDPGQEQSERLRPGLSVVVSIDTQGRLKNTPP, encoded by the coding sequence ATGACCGAACCGACGACGACCACCACCAACGCCATCGCTTCCACCCCGGAAGGCACCGCGCCGCCGAGCATGCCGGCCACCGAACCCCGCTCCTTGCGGGTGCGCATCATCTCCTCCATGGGCTTTGCCGCGATTGCGATTGTCGGCGTGCTGATCGTGCTCTATGCCTGGCAGTTGCCGCCCTTCAGCAGCGCGGTGGAAACCACCGAGAACGCGCTGGTGCGTGGCCAGGTGACAATCATCGGGCCGCAGCTCAGTGGCTACGTGTATGAAGTGCCGGTGACGGACTTCCAGTACGTCAAGGCCGGGGATTTGCTGGTGCGCCTTGATGACCGCATCTACAAGCAGCGCCTCGACCAGGCCCTAGCGCAACTGGCGGTGCAGCAGGCGTCCCTGGCCAATGTGGTGCAGCAACGCAACAGTGCCGAGGCGACCATCAAGCTGCGCCAGGCCGCCTTGGCCGACAGCCAGGCCCAGGCCCGCAAGAGCACTGCGGACTTGCGCCGCAACGAAGAGTTGATCAGCGACGGTTCGGTGTCCAAACGCGAGTTGGACGTGACCCGCGCGGCCAATGCGCAAACCATCGCTGCGGTGGCCCAGGCCCAGGCCAGCCTGGAAATCGCCCGGCAGGATTTGCAGACGGTGATCGTCAATCGCGGCTCGCTGGAGGCGGCAGTGGCCAACGCGGAGGCGGCGGTGGAGCTGGCGCGTATCGACCTGTCGAACACCCGGATCATCGCCCCGCGTGACGGGCAGCTTGGACAGATTGGCGTGCGCCTCGGTGCCTACGTCAACAGTGGCGCGCAGTTAATGGCGCTGGTGCCGAACCAGCTGTGGGTGATTGCCAACATGAAAGAAACCCAGATGGACAACGTGCAGGTCGGCCAGCCGGTGACGTTCACCGTGGATGCCCTGGACCATCGCAAGTTTCACGGCACGGTGCAGCGCATTTCCCCGGCCACCGGGTCTGAGTTCAGCCTGTTGCAGGCGGATAACGCTACCGGCAACTTCGTGAAGATCGCCCAGCGGGTGCCGGTGCGGATCACCGTCGACCCGGGGCAGGAGCAGAGCGAGCGACTGCGCCCGGGGTTGTCGGTAGTGGTGAGTATCGACACACAAGGGCGCCTGAAAAACACCCCACCCTGA
- a CDS encoding MFS transporter has protein sequence MDKYTPHTWQPHERPSLPGSPSTPLHSTRKRWAYALVGVLVAITGGLGNSLVIANLVYLQGALGATTAEMAWLPAAYVMTNVSMNLLLVKFRQQFGLRAFTEVFLVLYALVTFGHLFVNDLSSAIAVRAAHGMVGAALSSLGLYYMIQAFPAKWRMKALVLGLGTAQLALPLARLFSEDLLQIAEWRGLYLFELGMALTCLGCVFLLKLPPGDRFKTFEKLDFLTFAILATGVALLCAVLSLGRIDWWLEAPWIGVASACSLVLIMAGLAIEHNRANPLLMTRWLGSGVMIRLALAVVLIRMVLSEQSTGAVGFMQMLNMSNEQMRTLYWVMLAGAIAGLATSALTINPSHLLMPLIISLAFMAVGSVMDSFSSNLTRPQNMYVSQFLLGFGGTFFLGPTMVLGTRNVLTNPRNLVSFSVLFGICQNLGGLIGAALLGTFQIVREKFHSSMIVEHLTLLDPRVAARVASGGSAYGGVIADPELRNLMGIRSLATAATREANVMAYNDVFMLIAIIAILTMIWIFIRSLWLMSTTKAAASAAPPVQPSGALSS, from the coding sequence ATGGACAAATACACCCCTCACACCTGGCAGCCCCACGAACGCCCGAGCCTGCCGGGCTCGCCGTCGACGCCGCTGCATTCCACCCGCAAACGCTGGGCCTACGCCTTGGTCGGCGTACTCGTGGCAATCACCGGCGGCCTCGGCAACTCGCTGGTGATCGCCAACCTGGTGTACCTGCAAGGCGCATTGGGCGCCACCACGGCAGAAATGGCCTGGCTCCCGGCCGCCTACGTCATGACCAACGTCTCGATGAACCTGCTGCTGGTGAAGTTCCGCCAGCAATTTGGCCTGCGGGCCTTTACCGAGGTGTTTCTGGTGCTCTACGCCCTGGTCACCTTCGGTCATCTGTTCGTCAATGACCTCAGCTCGGCGATTGCCGTACGCGCCGCCCACGGCATGGTCGGCGCCGCCCTCAGCTCCCTGGGCCTGTACTACATGATCCAGGCCTTCCCCGCAAAGTGGCGCATGAAGGCCCTGGTACTCGGCCTTGGCACTGCACAATTGGCCTTGCCCCTGGCCCGGCTGTTCTCCGAAGACCTGCTGCAGATCGCCGAATGGCGCGGCCTGTACTTGTTCGAACTGGGCATGGCGCTAACCTGCCTGGGCTGCGTTTTCCTGCTCAAGCTGCCTCCGGGCGACCGCTTCAAGACCTTCGAAAAACTCGACTTCCTGACCTTCGCGATCCTCGCTACCGGCGTTGCCTTGCTCTGCGCCGTGCTGTCCCTGGGCCGTATCGACTGGTGGCTGGAAGCGCCGTGGATCGGCGTGGCGTCGGCCTGCTCACTGGTGCTGATCATGGCCGGCCTGGCCATCGAACATAACCGTGCCAACCCCTTGCTGATGACCCGCTGGCTGGGCAGCGGGGTGATGATTCGCCTGGCGTTGGCGGTGGTGCTGATTCGCATGGTGCTTTCGGAGCAGTCCACCGGCGCCGTGGGCTTCATGCAGATGCTGAACATGAGCAACGAACAGATGCGCACGCTGTATTGGGTGATGCTGGCGGGGGCGATTGCCGGCCTGGCGACCAGCGCGCTGACCATCAACCCCTCGCATTTGCTGATGCCCTTGATCATTTCCCTGGCCTTTATGGCCGTGGGTTCGGTGATGGACAGTTTCTCGAGCAACCTCACGCGCCCGCAAAACATGTACGTCAGCCAGTTCCTGCTAGGCTTTGGCGGCACGTTCTTCCTCGGGCCGACCATGGTCCTGGGTACGCGCAATGTGCTGACCAACCCCAGGAACCTGGTGAGTTTCTCGGTGCTGTTCGGGATCTGCCAGAACCTCGGTGGCCTCATCGGCGCGGCATTGCTCGGCACGTTCCAGATCGTGCGGGAGAAATTCCACTCCAGCATGATCGTCGAACACCTGACCTTGCTCGACCCGCGTGTGGCCGCGCGGGTAGCCAGCGGCGGCTCGGCCTACGGCGGGGTGATCGCCGACCCCGAATTGCGTAACCTGATGGGCATTCGCAGCCTGGCCACGGCGGCCACGCGCGAGGCGAATGTAATGGCTTATAACGATGTGTTCATGCTGATCGCGATCATCGCCATACTCACCATGATCTGGATTTTTATCCGCAGCCTCTGGCTGATGAGTACCACTAAAGCTGCCGCCAGTGCAGCGCCTCCCGTTCAACCCAGCGGCGCACTTTCTTCATGA
- a CDS encoding hybrid sensor histidine kinase/response regulator, which yields MPKLSDDQQRALAGLLGLGDQSARKSHYPELTARLDELEAERNRYIRLNDELEQRVAARTDELLEANLNLQQQIAQRERIEQDLRDARDAAQAANRSKDKYLAAASHDLLQPLNAARLLISTLRERNLPSVEQVLVERTHQALEGAEDLLTDLLDISRLDQAAVKPDIALYRLDELFAPLVSEFQSVAAAAGLNLRAHTGRYAINTDLRLMTRILRNFLSNACRYTSEGCILLGARRRGDRLRLEVWDTGRGIAADRLDSIFLEFNQLDVGRAADRKGVGLGLAIVERIAEILGYAVAVRSWPGRGSMFSIEVPISDVMPLPINVMAAQPSTGNPLPGRRLLVLDNEVSILESMSALLGQWGCEVVTATDRAGALTALQGRAPELILADYHLDHGVVGCEVVRDLREHFGCRIPAVIITADRTDQCRRALRRLEAPLLNKPVKPGKLRAVLSQLLG from the coding sequence ATGCCGAAGCTCTCTGACGACCAGCAACGAGCGCTCGCGGGGCTGCTGGGGTTGGGCGACCAGTCGGCACGCAAGAGCCATTACCCGGAACTCACCGCGCGCCTCGATGAGCTGGAAGCCGAGCGCAACCGCTACATTCGCCTCAACGACGAACTGGAGCAGCGCGTCGCCGCACGCACCGACGAGTTGCTGGAGGCCAACCTCAACCTGCAACAGCAGATCGCCCAGCGCGAACGGATCGAACAAGACCTGCGCGACGCCCGGGATGCCGCCCAGGCCGCCAACCGCAGCAAGGACAAATACCTCGCTGCCGCCAGCCATGATCTGCTGCAACCGCTCAATGCCGCGCGCCTGCTGATCTCCACCTTGCGTGAGCGTAACCTGCCCAGCGTCGAGCAGGTGCTGGTGGAACGCACACACCAGGCCCTGGAAGGTGCCGAGGATTTGCTCACCGACCTGCTGGACATTTCCCGGCTTGACCAGGCAGCGGTCAAACCGGACATCGCCCTGTACCGACTCGACGAATTGTTTGCGCCGCTGGTCTCCGAATTCCAGTCGGTGGCGGCGGCGGCGGGGTTGAACCTGCGGGCACACACCGGCCGCTATGCGATCAACACCGACTTGCGCCTGATGACGCGCATTCTGCGCAACTTCCTCAGCAACGCCTGCCGCTACACCAGCGAGGGTTGCATCCTGCTGGGCGCCCGGCGCCGGGGGGATCGCCTGCGCCTGGAAGTGTGGGACACCGGGCGCGGGATCGCGGCAGACCGGCTCGACTCGATTTTCCTGGAATTCAATCAACTGGACGTGGGCCGCGCTGCCGATCGCAAGGGCGTGGGGCTGGGGTTGGCGATTGTCGAACGCATCGCCGAGATCCTCGGTTATGCGGTGGCGGTGCGTTCGTGGCCGGGACGCGGCTCGATGTTCAGCATCGAAGTGCCCATCAGCGACGTCATGCCGCTGCCCATCAACGTGATGGCTGCGCAACCGAGTACCGGCAATCCTTTACCGGGCAGGCGCCTGTTGGTGCTGGACAACGAAGTCAGCATCCTCGAAAGCATGAGTGCGCTGCTGGGGCAGTGGGGCTGCGAAGTGGTTACCGCCACCGACCGGGCTGGTGCGTTGACGGCGTTGCAAGGCCGGGCGCCGGAGTTGATCCTTGCGGACTACCACCTGGACCACGGCGTGGTGGGCTGTGAGGTGGTGCGCGATTTGCGCGAGCATTTTGGCTGCAGGATCCCGGCGGTGATCATCACTGCCGACCGAACCGACCAATGCCGCCGTGCGTTGCGGCGGCTGGAAGCGCCGTTGCTGAACAAGCCGGTCAAGCCGGGCAAGTTGCGGGCGGTGTTGAGTCAGCTGTTGGGCTAG
- the ercA gene encoding alcohol dehydrogenase-like regulatory protein ErcA produces the protein MSPNLSLLRKFVSPEIIFGAGCRHNVGNYAKTFGARKVLVVSDPGVIAVGWVADVEASLQAQGIDYCVYSAVSPNPRVEEVMLGAEVYRENHCDVIVAVGGGSPMDCGKAIGIVVAHGRSILEFEGVDTIRVPSPPLILIPTTAGTSADVSQFVIISNQQERMKFSIVSKAVVPDVSLIDPETTASMDPFLSACTGIDALVHAIEAFVSTGHGPLTDPHALEAMRLINGNLVQMIANPADIALREKIMLGSMQAGLAFSNAILGAVHAMSHSLGGFLDLPHGLCNAVLVEHVVAFNYNSAPERFKVIAETFGIDCRGLNHRQIRGRLVEHLIALKHAIGFHETLGLHGVRVADIPFLSQHAMHDPCILTNPRESSQRDVEVVYAEAL, from the coding sequence ATGAGCCCGAACCTGAGCCTCCTGCGTAAATTCGTTTCTCCTGAAATCATCTTTGGCGCCGGCTGCCGGCACAACGTCGGCAACTACGCCAAGACCTTTGGCGCGCGCAAGGTACTGGTGGTCAGCGACCCCGGTGTGATCGCCGTGGGCTGGGTGGCCGATGTCGAGGCCAGCCTGCAAGCCCAGGGTATCGACTACTGCGTGTACAGCGCCGTCTCGCCCAACCCTCGGGTGGAAGAGGTGATGCTCGGCGCCGAGGTCTACCGTGAGAACCATTGCGACGTGATCGTCGCCGTTGGCGGCGGCAGCCCGATGGACTGCGGCAAGGCCATCGGCATTGTGGTCGCCCACGGGCGCAGCATCCTGGAATTCGAGGGTGTCGATACCATCCGCGTGCCCAGCCCGCCGTTGATCCTGATCCCGACCACCGCCGGCACTTCGGCGGATGTGTCGCAGTTCGTGATCATTTCCAACCAGCAGGAACGCATGAAGTTTTCCATCGTCAGCAAGGCGGTGGTGCCTGATGTGTCGCTGATCGACCCGGAAACCACCGCGAGCATGGACCCGTTCCTCTCGGCCTGTACCGGCATTGATGCGCTGGTGCACGCCATCGAGGCGTTTGTGTCCACCGGCCACGGCCCGCTGACCGACCCCCACGCCCTGGAAGCCATGCGCCTGATCAATGGCAACCTGGTGCAGATGATCGCCAACCCTGCCGACATCGCCCTGCGGGAAAAAATCATGCTGGGCAGCATGCAGGCCGGGCTGGCGTTTTCCAACGCGATCCTCGGCGCGGTGCATGCCATGTCCCACAGCCTGGGCGGTTTTCTCGACCTGCCCCACGGCCTGTGCAACGCGGTGCTGGTGGAACACGTGGTGGCGTTCAACTACAACTCGGCGCCGGAGCGCTTCAAGGTGATTGCCGAAACCTTCGGCATCGATTGCCGGGGCCTTAACCACCGCCAGATTCGGGGCCGGCTGGTGGAGCACTTGATCGCCCTCAAGCACGCGATCGGCTTCCACGAAACCCTCGGCCTGCATGGCGTGCGGGTGGCGGACATTCCGTTTTTGTCGCAACACGCGATGCACGACCCATGCATCCTCACCAACCCGCGAGAGTCCAGCCAGCGTGACGTCGAGGTCGTCTATGCCGAAGCTCTCTGA
- the pqqA gene encoding pyrroloquinoline quinone precursor peptide PqqA: MWIKPAFTDLRIGFEVTMYFASR; this comes from the coding sequence ATGTGGATTAAACCCGCGTTTACCGACCTGCGTATCGGCTTCGAAGTGACCATGTATTTCGCCAGCCGCTGA